CCGTGGGTATGCGACCCGCTCGGAAGCGCTCCGCGATTTGATCCGCGATGCACTCGTCCAGGCTCGATTGGAGTCACGAAGTGCGGAGACCGATCCGGAAGTTGTTGGAAGTCTGACCTTTGTGTATGACCATCACGCCCGAAACCTCTCTACCCAAATGGCTGAAAAGCAGCATGCCAACCACGACATCGTGGTTTCCGTCACCCACGTTCACATTGACCACCACGATTGCATGGAAGTGCTGTTGCTTCGTGGCAGCGTCAGCCGGGTCCGTGCCCTGGCCGATTCAATCCTGAACTTAAAAGGAATTAAGCACGGCAAGTTATTTGTTACCTTTCCATCGCATTCGATTGAAAAACACGACCATCAGTCCCACTCACAGAAAGCTTCGTGACGAAAGACGGTCAATTGCTTGTCAACCTGTTCTTTCACCTATGGCCGTGGGATTCCTAGCCAGGATGTGCGTGGAGTGGCTCAGCTTTGAACCCCAAAACTTCTTTGAATCGCGGTGGCACCTGGGGCACCGGTGATTTCGAGTATCCATGCCACACCTGATTACCTGGTCAGCCGGACTC
This sequence is a window from Acidobacteriota bacterium. Protein-coding genes within it:
- the nikR gene encoding nickel-responsive transcriptional regulator NikR, with the translated sequence MGELVRFGVSIEDELLEKFDHLVSTRGYATRSEALRDLIRDALVQARLESRSAETDPEVVGSLTFVYDHHARNLSTQMAEKQHANHDIVVSVTHVHIDHHDCMEVLLLRGSVSRVRALADSILNLKGIKHGKLFVTFPSHSIEKHDHQSHSQKAS